A genome region from Hevea brasiliensis isolate MT/VB/25A 57/8 chromosome 9, ASM3005281v1, whole genome shotgun sequence includes the following:
- the LOC110653546 gene encoding UDP-galactose/UDP-glucose transporter 3, whose protein sequence is MAAHGAGLRRVLVLAFCVAGIWSAYIYQGVLQETLSTKRFGPDGKRFEHLAFLNLAQNVVCLVWSYIMIKIWSRGSAGGAPWSTYWSAGITNTIGPAMGIEALKYISYPAQVLAKSSKMIPVMLMGTLVYGIRYTFPEYVCTFLVAGGVSTFALLKTSSKTISKLAHPNAPLGYGLCFLNLAFDGFTNATQDSLTARYPKTTAWDIMLGMNLWGTIYNMLYMFGWPQGIGFDAVQFCKQHPEAAWDIFLYCLCGAVGQNFIFLTISRFGSLANTTITTTRKFVSIVVSSLLSGNPLSTKQWGCIVMVFSGLSYQIYLKWKKLQKLQKKRKAT, encoded by the exons ATGGCAGCTCACGGCGCCGGGCTCCGGCGAGTGTTAGTGCTGGCCTTTTGCGTTGCCGGAATCTGGTCGGCTTACATTTACCAAGGCGTTCTCCAAGAAACGCT atcaacaaaGCGATTTGGTCCGGACGGGAAGAGATTTGAACATCTGGCATTCCTAAATCTGGCACAAAATGTGGTCTGCTTAGTCTGGTCTTATATAA TGATAAAGATTTGGTCCAGAGGCAGTGCTGGTGGCGCTCCCTGGTCGACATACTGGAGCGCAGGCATTACAAATACAATTGGCCCTGCCATGGGGATAGAAGCATTAAAGTATATTAGTTACCCTGCCCAG GTCCTGGCAAAATCCTCAAAAATGATTCCAG TCATGTTGATGGGCACTTTAGTTTATGGTATCAGATACACCTTTCCGGAGTATGTATGTACTTTCCTTGTTGCCGGAGGGGTATCTACTTTTGCACTATTGAAG ACTAGCTCAAAGACCATCAGCAAGCTGGCACATCCAAATGCACCCCTTGGATATGGCCTTTGCTTTTTGAACCTTGCATTTGATGGATTTACAAATGCAACTCAGGATTCACTGACTGCAAG GTATCCAAAGACAACTGCCTGGGATATAATGCTGGGAATGAATTTATGGGGTACCATATATAACATGCTCTACATGTTTGGGTGGCCACAGGGCATTGGATTTGATGCAGTTCAATTCTGTAAACAGCACCCTGAGGCAGCTTGGGACATTTTTCTCTATTGCCTCTGTGGTGCAGTGGGGcagaattttatatttttaaccaTAAGCCGGTTTGGCTCTCTTGCTAACACCACAATCACCACAACCCGCAAATTTGTCAGCATTGTGGTGTCTTCATTGTTAAGTGGCAATCCCTTGTCAACAAAACAATGGGGCTGTATAGTCATGGTCTTCTCTGGGTTGTCATACCAAATTTATCTCAAGTGGAAGAAATTGCAGAAACTGCAGAAGAAGAGAAAGGCTACATGA